A single window of Solenopsis invicta isolate M01_SB chromosome 3, UNIL_Sinv_3.0, whole genome shotgun sequence DNA harbors:
- the LOC113004515 gene encoding uncharacterized protein LOC113004515 isoform X2, which yields MPFLIHWIFSTYFYKMSYEKKKYAVVKFLCDSSYSEILTAWLFQEKNIQYCWWPPRTANSATLILNCESPDFSSWKHYEVDIIKHCTTIESARKCAADSNYETTDEERLGRGKRQPVLNSRFANSDSEDEDFRQPPKYITKKQINKNCAFNKNNIGQAPPPAPSNLNFMVQIAEEKDTVMEDEENERPNIFNAPIIIDNTPMENVEDVFNVNVDIQQMLRMQAASNVTQRQILQRLVKIENALKHRALSPNKIKDDLIKPYLPLTTVAVVKEFDALLKASDDAVIQFKR from the exons tTTCTGATACATTGgatattttctacatatttttacaaaatgagctatgaaaagaaaaaatatgcggtggttaaatttttatgtgattCTTCGTATTCCGAAATTCTGACGGCATGGTTGTTTCAAGAAAAGAATATTCAATATTGTTGGTGGCCACCTCGAACGGCAAACAGTGCAACATTAATATTGAACTGCGAAAGTCCTGATTTTTCTTCATGGAAACATTACGAAGTGGACATCATAAAACATTGCA CAACTATTGAGTCAGCTCGTAAATGTGCAGCAGATTCTAATTACGAAACAACCGATGAAGAACGACTCGGCCGAGGAAAGCGGCAACCAGTATTAAACAGTCGTTTTGCGAACAGCGACAGTGAAGACGAGGATTTCCGTCAACCTCCAAAATATATCACAA aaaaacaaataaataaaaactgcgCATTTAACAAGAACAATATTGGCCAGGCACCACCGCCAGCTCCTTCAAACTTGAATTTTATGGTTCAAATTGCAGAAGAAAAAGACACAGTGATGGAAGACGAGGAGAATGAACgtcctaatatttttaatgcaccAATAATAATAG ataacaCTCCCATGGAAAACGTAGAAGACGTATTTAATGTAAATg TTGACATACAACAAATGTTGCGTATGCAAGCAGCATCGAATGTTACTCAAAGACAGATACTACAACgattagtaaaaatagaaaacgcGTTGAAACACCGCGCGTTAAGTCCTAATAAAATTAAGGACGATCTTATAAAACCATATTTACCGTTAACAACAGTTGCAGTCGTGAAGGAATTTGATGCGTTATTGAAAGCATCAGATGATGCTGTGATACAGTTT AAGAGGTAA
- the LOC113005448 gene encoding uncharacterized protein LOC113005448 isoform X2 produces MNKRRDENQRRFNIWFKINDNDPIKITDLKISTYVRLKNFDNDAFNFILQKTNCQNITSLWKSVDDVNYTRVKIPSGRLLSINHANYLLAVDSSKWLTCKNCSENINSLDMVPKHKCFIGEEVFMDGNQMLFKVENADDTEYNHIANNNKISATEQNDIKKSNAVWNKHSTLAVLFNLVTTPLQPYIILIRWKQTS; encoded by the exons ATgaataaaagaa GAGATGAAAATCAAAGAAGGTTCAACATTtggtttaaaataaatgacaatgATCCTATTAAAATCACTGACTTAAAAATTAGCACGTATGTGCGTTTAAAAA ATTTTGACAACGAcgctttcaattttattttacaaaaaacaaactGCCAAAATATTACATCTCTATGGAAATCAGTAGACGATGTAAATTA TACGAGAGTAAAAATTCCATCCGGAAGACTTTTGAGTATCAATCACGCCAACTATTTACTAGCAGTAGATTCCAGCA AGTGGCTTACTTGCAAAAATTgttcagaaaatattaattcattagACATGGTTCCAAAGCACAAGTGTTTTATTGGAGAAGAAGTATTTATGGATGGAAATCAAATGCTTTTTAAAGTAGAAAATGCTGATGACACTGAGTACAAtcatattgcaaataataacaAGATATCAGCAACAGAACaaaacgatataaaaaaatcaa ATGCAGTTTGGAACAAACATTCAACATTGGCTGTTCTTTTCAACCTTGTCACAACCCCGCTGCAACCCTACATAATATTGATCCGGTGGAAACAGACGAGCTAA
- the LOC113004515 gene encoding uncharacterized protein LOC113004515 isoform X1, translating to MPFLIHWIFSTYFYKMSYEKKKYAVVKFLCDSSYSEILTAWLFQEKNIQYCWWPPRTANSATLILNCESPDFSSWKHYEVDIIKHCTTIESARKCAADSNYETTDEERLGRGKRQPVLNSRFANSDSEDEDFRQPPKYITKKQINKNCAFNKNNIGQAPPPAPSNLNFMVQIAEEKDTVMEDEENERPNIFNAPIIIDNTPMENVEDVFNVNVDIQQMLRMQAASNVTQRQILQRLVKIENALKHRALSPNKIKDDLIKPYLPLTTVAVVKEFDALLKASDDAVIQFKEFLSKTGGNNARDNILRILKKTFTNQCSIRCSWKGLRQNF from the exons tTTCTGATACATTGgatattttctacatatttttacaaaatgagctatgaaaagaaaaaatatgcggtggttaaatttttatgtgattCTTCGTATTCCGAAATTCTGACGGCATGGTTGTTTCAAGAAAAGAATATTCAATATTGTTGGTGGCCACCTCGAACGGCAAACAGTGCAACATTAATATTGAACTGCGAAAGTCCTGATTTTTCTTCATGGAAACATTACGAAGTGGACATCATAAAACATTGCA CAACTATTGAGTCAGCTCGTAAATGTGCAGCAGATTCTAATTACGAAACAACCGATGAAGAACGACTCGGCCGAGGAAAGCGGCAACCAGTATTAAACAGTCGTTTTGCGAACAGCGACAGTGAAGACGAGGATTTCCGTCAACCTCCAAAATATATCACAA aaaaacaaataaataaaaactgcgCATTTAACAAGAACAATATTGGCCAGGCACCACCGCCAGCTCCTTCAAACTTGAATTTTATGGTTCAAATTGCAGAAGAAAAAGACACAGTGATGGAAGACGAGGAGAATGAACgtcctaatatttttaatgcaccAATAATAATAG ataacaCTCCCATGGAAAACGTAGAAGACGTATTTAATGTAAATg TTGACATACAACAAATGTTGCGTATGCAAGCAGCATCGAATGTTACTCAAAGACAGATACTACAACgattagtaaaaatagaaaacgcGTTGAAACACCGCGCGTTAAGTCCTAATAAAATTAAGGACGATCTTATAAAACCATATTTACCGTTAACAACAGTTGCAGTCGTGAAGGAATTTGATGCGTTATTGAAAGCATCAGATGATGCTGTGATACAGTTT aaaGAGTTTTTATCAAAAACGGGTGGTAATAACGCCAGAGATAACATTCTTCGtattcttaaaaaaacatttacaaatcAATGCTCCATAAGATGTTCCTGGAAAGGACTGcgacaaaatttttaa